In a single window of the bacterium genome:
- a CDS encoding secondary thiamine-phosphate synthase enzyme YjbQ yields MVHSHILKFHTRGDGDIIDLTADVEAAVGKSKIRNGIVVVCAVGSTAAVSTIEHEPGLLRDWPALMNRLVPAGVPYAHDQTWGDGNGYAHLRSTLVGTSFTAAVSEGKVARGTWQQIVFLEFDNRPRDRQVRVQIMGE; encoded by the coding sequence ATGGTCCACTCCCACATTCTCAAGTTTCACACGCGCGGGGACGGCGATATCATCGATCTGACCGCCGATGTCGAAGCGGCGGTGGGGAAGAGCAAAATCCGCAACGGCATCGTCGTGGTCTGCGCCGTCGGCTCGACCGCCGCGGTATCAACCATTGAGCATGAGCCCGGTCTGTTGCGCGACTGGCCGGCGTTGATGAATCGTCTGGTGCCCGCCGGAGTGCCCTACGCGCATGATCAGACCTGGGGCGACGGCAACGGATATGCCCACCTGCGCTCGACTTTGGTGGGAACATCGTTTACCGCCGCGGTGTCTGAAGGGAAAGTGGCACGCGGCACCTGGCAGCAGATTGTGTTTCTGGAATTCGACAACCGGCCGCGCGACCGTCAGGTGCGCGTGCAGATCATGGGAGAGTAA
- a CDS encoding AMP-binding protein translates to MSQSESRFLDRPVVSIPAFLAEAAGKWRNQPALWRWVDARFAPVTYGALFPAVAALAARLADHGAGPGVRVAIRHGDRFAFAIAYLAVHWSGATAVPLDPMLTPVEVTGILHDADAALLIVDTRSAYLDSPTVKTRVVELANIWPGFAAADGDIPTPPPIDPRSLATLIFTSGTTGYSKGVMLTHANIVTDIMAIQEMRLLEHSDVLLSVLPIHHAFESTAGFLYPLSIGAQVAYARSLKSNEILDDLRANQATVILAVPLLYEKMRNAIARKVEEASPVRRGLFNAIAGMVRLGHRLGWKRGGQMLFRGARRKAGLASLRLVVSGGAALPAEVSEFFDVFGIPILQGYGLSEAAPVVSVNRPGHHRYDTVGPALPGVEVKVREPDADGIGELAVRGPMVMAGYWNRPEDTAAVLRDGWLLTGDLGWLDPDGHIHVVGRSKNVIISGAGKNIYPEEIESVLNAQPGVAESMVYGIKRSGKTGELVGAIVVPDREWLAAFQPEAVRDRQSLQAAMAAAVKGACEGMAPYKRIVEWTMRDDPFEKTSTRKIKRALALQQLATSPSDGAPERTQTADAV, encoded by the coding sequence ATGTCGCAGTCCGAGTCACGGTTCCTCGACCGTCCGGTTGTCAGCATTCCCGCCTTCCTCGCCGAAGCGGCCGGGAAATGGCGGAACCAGCCGGCGTTGTGGCGCTGGGTCGATGCCCGATTTGCGCCGGTGACTTATGGCGCGCTCTTTCCGGCCGTCGCGGCCCTGGCGGCGCGTCTGGCCGACCACGGCGCCGGACCCGGTGTGCGCGTGGCGATCCGCCATGGCGACCGCTTCGCCTTCGCCATCGCCTACCTGGCGGTGCACTGGTCGGGCGCCACCGCGGTGCCGCTGGACCCGATGCTGACGCCGGTGGAAGTCACCGGCATCCTCCATGATGCCGACGCCGCGCTGTTGATTGTCGATACCCGCTCCGCCTATCTCGATTCCCCCACCGTCAAGACCCGTGTGGTTGAGCTGGCGAACATCTGGCCGGGATTCGCTGCCGCCGATGGCGACATCCCGACGCCGCCGCCGATCGACCCGCGGTCGCTGGCGACCTTGATCTTCACCTCGGGGACCACCGGCTACAGCAAGGGCGTGATGCTCACCCACGCCAACATCGTCACCGACATCATGGCGATTCAGGAGATGCGGCTTCTGGAGCATTCGGATGTGCTCCTGTCGGTCCTGCCGATCCACCACGCCTTCGAATCGACCGCCGGTTTCCTCTATCCGCTCTCGATCGGGGCGCAGGTGGCCTATGCCCGCAGTCTGAAATCCAATGAGATTCTCGATGACCTGCGCGCCAACCAGGCGACCGTGATTCTGGCGGTGCCGCTGCTGTACGAAAAGATGCGCAACGCGATCGCGCGCAAGGTGGAGGAGGCCTCACCCGTGCGGCGCGGACTGTTCAATGCCATCGCCGGCATGGTGCGTCTGGGCCATCGCCTCGGCTGGAAACGCGGCGGCCAGATGCTCTTCCGCGGGGCGCGGAGGAAAGCGGGGCTGGCGTCGTTGCGGCTGGTCGTCTCCGGCGGCGCGGCGCTGCCCGCCGAGGTCAGTGAGTTTTTCGATGTGTTCGGCATCCCGATTCTGCAGGGGTATGGCCTTTCCGAAGCCGCGCCCGTGGTGTCGGTCAATCGGCCGGGTCATCACCGCTATGACACCGTCGGCCCGGCGTTGCCGGGCGTCGAAGTGAAAGTGCGCGAGCCCGACGCCGATGGCATCGGCGAGCTGGCCGTGCGCGGCCCGATGGTGATGGCCGGATACTGGAACCGTCCCGAGGACACCGCCGCCGTGCTGCGCGATGGCTGGCTGCTTACCGGCGATCTCGGCTGGCTGGATCCCGACGGACATATCCATGTGGTGGGACGCTCGAAGAATGTCATCATTTCCGGCGCGGGCAAAAACATCTATCCGGAGGAGATCGAATCGGTGCTCAACGCCCAGCCGGGTGTCGCGGAATCGATGGTCTACGGGATCAAGCGCTCCGGCAAGACCGGCGAGTTGGTGGGGGCGATCGTGGTGCCCGACCGCGAATGGCTGGCGGCCTTCCAGCCGGAGGCGGTGCGTGACCGTCAGTCCCTGCAGGCGGCGATGGCCGCGGCGGTCAAGGGGGCCTGCGAAGGCATGGCGCCCTACAAACGGATCGTGGAGTGGACCATGCGCGATGACCCCTTCGAGAAGACATCGACCCGCAAGATCAAACGCGCCCTGGCGTTGCAACAACTGGCGACCTCGCCGTCCGACGGCGCGCCGGAACGAACCCAGACGGCGGATGCCGTCTGA
- a CDS encoding HDOD domain-containing protein, producing MPGLSVRERILRLNELYSLPEVALECLRFEENADGQREFICRLTAEHQTATMVLRLCAPSRELTTPLRNIPDAIDRLGFRSVRAALLAACVREAFVRPEPAQVLDITQFWRHSIETALNAQMLAERCGCQPPQEAFAAGLLHDVGLLLMGHVFGESYRSFLKSELPSEDWAPHENDRFGIDHAEAGSWWCQTQGVPEPICDAVRRHHDRGLAVRGVPDDERLAFVTALADRISQMGCEPRVPLTRRRVESKNRILTALGLHPIDLTFASRSAVEALHEMGGILQVDIGSELDILRNANQCLRESYGELEQLLLEAPVASREELIHQVLDAICATFSHYINNATTTIMGHSELVEMAVRRGQFEDPDGRLVESMRMIENAVVNISAVLTEMKLLGKFEVVPYHDRAQILNIDEKVKRRVEQLANR from the coding sequence ATGCCCGGTCTGTCGGTGCGCGAGAGGATTCTCCGACTCAACGAGCTGTACTCGTTGCCGGAGGTCGCATTGGAGTGCCTGCGTTTCGAGGAGAACGCAGACGGACAACGTGAGTTTATCTGCCGTCTGACCGCCGAGCATCAGACCGCCACCATGGTTCTGCGGCTGTGCGCGCCCAGCCGTGAACTGACCACTCCGTTGCGCAACATTCCCGACGCGATCGACCGTCTCGGCTTCCGCTCGGTGCGCGCCGCGCTGTTGGCCGCCTGCGTGCGCGAGGCCTTTGTCCGTCCCGAACCGGCGCAGGTGCTTGATATCACCCAGTTCTGGCGGCACTCGATTGAGACCGCGCTCAATGCGCAGATGCTGGCCGAGCGCTGCGGCTGCCAGCCGCCGCAGGAGGCCTTCGCCGCCGGATTGCTCCATGATGTCGGTTTGCTGCTGATGGGGCATGTCTTCGGCGAGTCCTATCGCAGTTTCCTGAAAAGCGAGCTGCCCAGCGAGGATTGGGCGCCGCACGAAAACGACCGTTTCGGCATCGACCATGCCGAGGCGGGATCCTGGTGGTGCCAGACACAGGGCGTGCCCGAGCCGATCTGCGACGCCGTGCGCCGTCACCATGACCGCGGCCTGGCCGTTCGCGGCGTCCCCGATGATGAGCGCCTGGCGTTTGTCACCGCGCTGGCCGACCGAATCAGTCAGATGGGCTGCGAGCCGCGCGTGCCGCTCACCCGCCGCCGGGTCGAAAGCAAAAACCGCATCCTCACCGCGCTGGGTCTGCACCCGATCGATCTGACCTTTGCCAGCCGCAGCGCCGTCGAGGCCCTCCATGAGATGGGCGGCATTCTCCAGGTTGACATCGGCAGCGAACTCGACATTCTGCGCAACGCCAACCAGTGTCTGCGCGAGAGTTACGGCGAGCTGGAGCAATTGCTCCTTGAAGCGCCGGTCGCTTCGCGCGAAGAGTTGATCCACCAGGTTCTCGATGCCATTTGCGCGACCTTCTCGCACTACATCAACAACGCCACCACCACGATCATGGGGCATTCGGAACTGGTCGAGATGGCGGTGCGTCGCGGACAGTTTGAGGACCCCGACGGCCGTCTGGTCGAATCGATGCGCATGATCGAAAACGCCGTGGTCAACATCTCGGCGGTGCTGACCGAAATGAAGCTGCTCGGCAAGTTCGAGGTGGTGCCCTACCACGATCGGGCGCAGATTCTCAACATCGACGAAAAAGTCAAGCGGCGGGTCGAGCAACTGGCCAACCGCTAA
- a CDS encoding ribonuclease H-like domain-containing protein, with protein MNNPGPGELQAKLARIAAHLALPERAPTPAPIIGPESVDAREVVARRGRFWQRRIGYTPREPWGETWVEDLCQRAAAAGLRVPLSAPDRQCPLTECLFVDCETTGLAGGAGTVAFLIAVGRFDGAVFVVDQYFLPDLADEAGALDELAARFESAAALVTYNGAAFDLPLLEGRFNFWRIDSEFRELPHLDLLWPTRALFKHRLPNCSLAQVEESLLRIARIEDLPGAEVPEVYFEYLRQGFSPRLHAVFEHNRLDVVSLFVYALWLNERTQPQRPGLDSAADLQALARFWYRHRAHQPALRALEEAASRVNDAVERAAIHRLRGLILKREREYETAHREWEQAAAATPQDVSIAEELAKHLEHRRRDYRGALAIVDKALTGLEFRAATGDLSAAGPRERLLQRQTRLRRKLRAS; from the coding sequence ATGAACAACCCCGGTCCCGGTGAACTGCAGGCGAAACTGGCGCGGATCGCGGCGCATCTGGCGCTGCCGGAGCGCGCGCCGACACCGGCGCCCATCATCGGCCCGGAATCGGTCGATGCCCGCGAGGTCGTGGCGCGGCGCGGACGGTTCTGGCAGCGACGGATCGGCTATACACCGCGCGAGCCATGGGGCGAAACCTGGGTGGAGGATCTCTGCCAACGCGCGGCCGCCGCGGGCTTGCGTGTGCCGTTGTCGGCGCCGGATCGTCAGTGTCCGCTGACCGAGTGTCTCTTTGTTGACTGCGAGACCACCGGCCTGGCCGGCGGCGCCGGCACAGTCGCTTTCCTGATTGCCGTGGGGCGCTTCGACGGCGCCGTGTTTGTCGTCGATCAGTATTTCCTTCCCGATCTCGCCGATGAGGCGGGCGCGCTTGATGAACTGGCCGCGCGCTTCGAGAGCGCCGCGGCGCTGGTCACATACAACGGCGCAGCGTTTGACCTGCCGCTGTTGGAAGGACGGTTCAACTTCTGGCGCATCGATTCGGAGTTTCGCGAATTGCCGCACCTGGATTTGCTCTGGCCGACACGCGCCCTGTTCAAGCACCGTCTGCCCAATTGCTCGCTGGCGCAGGTGGAGGAGTCGCTGCTGCGCATCGCCCGGATCGAGGACCTCCCCGGCGCCGAGGTGCCGGAGGTGTACTTCGAATACCTGCGCCAGGGTTTCAGCCCGCGTCTGCATGCGGTCTTCGAGCACAACCGCCTCGATGTGGTCTCGCTGTTTGTCTATGCGCTCTGGCTGAATGAGCGGACCCAGCCGCAGCGACCCGGCCTCGACTCCGCCGCCGACTTGCAGGCGCTGGCGCGCTTCTGGTATCGCCACCGCGCGCACCAGCCCGCGCTCCGCGCGCTGGAAGAGGCGGCGTCGCGGGTCAATGACGCCGTCGAACGCGCCGCCATCCATCGTCTGCGTGGGCTGATCCTCAAACGCGAACGCGAATACGAGACCGCCCACCGCGAGTGGGAGCAGGCGGCGGCAGCGACGCCGCAGGATGTCTCCATCGCCGAAGAACTGGCCAAACATCTCGAACATCGCCGCCGCGACTACCGGGGCGCACTGGCGATAGTCGACAAGGCGCTGACCGGGCTGGAATTCCGCGCCGCCACCGGCGATCTGAGCGCCGCGGGGCCGCGTGAGCGCCTGCTCCAGCGTCAAACACGCCTCCGCCGCAAATTGCGCGCATCGTAA
- a CDS encoding HEAT repeat domain-containing protein: protein MSFIAFAPQTILAETDSARVARLFRWASEGNVRYASYVEPAKDSLAQMGQTGARWLSRYLFTVDARERLRLAEIFEKMGTVATPFIVPYLDSAGEDAPRNAARCLERIKDTAAVMPLLAHLDHPEYSVRSQVATALGKTADRRALAPLIAALESDADSDVRKSCAVALGYLPDTAATRVLFRALNDEFYGVRQAAIRALAQHDQTVALPDGITTTPDVIVALGATGDPESRQWLRKLLDDPDPKRRGFAVEGLSQKGPLESAKAIAKLKAKETDPFVLAQIARFEQIVLEKQHEQPRSR from the coding sequence ATGTCGTTTATCGCCTTCGCCCCACAAACCATTCTGGCCGAAACCGACTCCGCCCGCGTGGCGCGTCTGTTCCGCTGGGCCAGCGAGGGGAATGTCCGTTACGCCTCATATGTCGAACCGGCCAAGGACTCGCTGGCGCAAATGGGGCAGACGGGGGCGCGATGGCTGTCGCGCTATCTGTTTACCGTCGACGCCCGTGAACGGTTGCGGCTGGCCGAGATCTTCGAAAAGATGGGGACGGTCGCCACACCATTCATCGTCCCTTATCTCGATTCGGCCGGCGAGGATGCGCCGCGCAATGCCGCCCGTTGTCTGGAACGGATCAAGGACACGGCCGCGGTGATGCCGCTTTTGGCGCATCTTGATCATCCGGAATACAGCGTCCGTTCGCAGGTGGCCACCGCCCTCGGCAAGACCGCCGACCGACGCGCGCTGGCGCCATTGATCGCGGCGCTGGAATCCGACGCCGACAGTGACGTGCGTAAGAGTTGCGCGGTGGCGTTGGGGTATCTGCCCGACACCGCCGCCACGCGGGTCCTGTTCCGGGCGTTGAATGACGAATTCTACGGCGTGCGTCAGGCCGCCATCCGCGCCCTCGCGCAGCATGACCAGACCGTCGCGCTCCCCGATGGGATCACAACTACCCCCGATGTCATTGTCGCGCTCGGCGCCACCGGCGACCCGGAGTCGCGCCAATGGCTGCGGAAACTTCTGGATGATCCCGATCCAAAGCGGCGCGGTTTTGCCGTGGAGGGGTTGTCGCAGAAGGGGCCGCTGGAATCGGCCAAGGCCATCGCGAAACTGAAGGCGAAGGAAACCGATCCGTTTGTGCTGGCGCAGATCGCCCGCTTCGAACAGATCGTGCTCGAGAAACAGCATGAACAACCCCGGTCCCGGTGA